A stretch of Methanobrevibacter sp. YE315 DNA encodes these proteins:
- a CDS encoding TatD family hydrolase — protein MIIDTHCHIYNSEMENAEETIRQAAKNDIHMILNGTDPLSNGEVLELSEKYENVHAALGYLYPFADKATDEDISILDNQLKNDNVIAVGEIGLDYYHRKDNKDRQKELFEEMLGLSEKHNLPVIVHSRKAMQDTFDILKSHDTVGSMHCYQGSAEMAQEFIKLGFYIGIAGPITHTNNKKTRRMAKQIDIGHMLVETDSPYLSPQEKMGEKNTSLNLKYVIRKLAEELDMGEDEVIEITTENAKRLFKI, from the coding sequence ATGATAATAGATACACATTGCCATATTTATAACAGTGAAATGGAAAATGCCGAAGAAACAATAAGGCAGGCTGCAAAAAACGACATACATATGATATTGAACGGCACCGACCCCCTAAGCAACGGGGAGGTATTGGAACTGTCAGAAAAATATGAAAATGTCCATGCCGCATTGGGATATCTGTATCCCTTTGCAGACAAAGCAACAGACGAAGACATCTCCATATTGGACAATCAGCTTAAAAATGACAATGTAATAGCAGTAGGTGAAATAGGCCTTGACTATTACCATAGAAAGGACAATAAGGACAGACAGAAGGAACTGTTTGAAGAGATGTTAGGCCTATCTGAAAAGCACAACCTGCCTGTGATAGTGCATTCAAGAAAAGCGATGCAGGACACATTTGACATTCTGAAAAGCCATGACACAGTGGGATCCATGCATTGCTATCAGGGTTCGGCAGAAATGGCTCAGGAATTTATCAAATTAGGTTTCTATATAGGAATTGCAGGTCCGATTACCCACACCAACAACAAGAAAACAAGAAGAATGGCAAAGCAAATCGATATTGGCCATATGCTTGTGGAAACCGATTCCCCCTATTTGAGTCCGCAGGAAAAAATGGGAGAGAAAAACACTTCGCTCAACTTAAAATACGTAATACGAAAACTAGCCGAAGAGTTGGATATGGGCGAAGATGAAGTCATTGAAATAACCACGGAAAATGCAAAAAGATTATTTAAAATATGA
- a CDS encoding ATP-binding protein: protein MEYMDRYLDDELEQWMNVIGAVLIVGPKWCGKTTTAEQYAKSVLKLQDIDRQEEYQMWLDIRPSKLLEGEKPRLIDEWQMAPILWDGVRNSVDELQGEGLYILTGSTVVDESKIMHSGTGRIHRLLMRPMSLYESGESNGKISIEGIFNNPDIDIDGIESDLTIEDLIFAACRGGWPDSINKKNNKDKLLIAYNYLDNICETDISNVDGVKRDPDRVKVILKAIARNNSTLAKDTTIMADISANFGDISKPTYYSYVDSLKRLFVIEDLRGWAPNIRSKSSMRSGNKKVFIDPSIPVAALNMSPEAFDTIDGLKTFGFIFENLCIRDLSVYTSKFGGSISYYHDNSDVEVDCVVHLNDGRYALIECKLGKTKIEEGAQNLLKVNKLIEANDQVRNPSFLAVLTGGEVAHTRPDGIKVIPIGCLK, encoded by the coding sequence ATGGAATATATGGATAGGTATTTGGATGATGAACTAGAGCAATGGATGAATGTTATTGGTGCTGTGCTTATTGTTGGCCCTAAATGGTGTGGTAAAACAACCACCGCTGAACAATATGCCAAGAGTGTTTTAAAACTTCAAGATATTGACAGGCAAGAAGAATATCAAATGTGGCTGGACATCAGACCTTCAAAATTATTGGAGGGCGAAAAACCTAGGTTGATTGATGAATGGCAAATGGCACCGATTTTATGGGACGGTGTTAGAAACAGTGTTGATGAACTACAAGGTGAAGGATTATATATCCTAACAGGTTCCACAGTTGTTGACGAGTCTAAAATTATGCATTCAGGAACTGGTAGAATTCATAGGCTGCTTATGAGACCAATGAGCCTATATGAAAGCGGTGAATCGAACGGAAAAATTTCTATTGAGGGCATATTTAATAATCCAGATATTGACATTGATGGGATTGAATCCGATTTAACAATTGAGGATTTGATTTTTGCGGCATGCCGTGGAGGATGGCCAGATTCCATAAACAAAAAAAATAATAAAGATAAATTATTAATTGCTTATAATTATCTAGATAATATATGTGAAACTGATATTTCTAATGTTGATGGTGTTAAACGTGATCCTGATAGGGTTAAAGTTATTTTAAAAGCTATTGCTAGGAATAATTCTACTTTAGCTAAGGATACTACAATAATGGCTGATATTTCTGCTAACTTTGGGGATATTAGCAAACCGACTTATTATTCCTATGTTGATTCCCTAAAACGCTTATTTGTTATTGAAGATTTAAGGGGTTGGGCTCCAAATATTAGGTCAAAGTCATCAATGAGGTCGGGCAATAAAAAAGTTTTCATAGATCCTTCAATTCCAGTAGCTGCTTTAAATATGAGTCCCGAAGCTTTTGATACAATTGATGGTTTAAAAACTTTTGGTTTTATTTTTGAAAATTTGTGTATTCGTGATTTGAGCGTGTATACTTCTAAATTTGGAGGTTCAATATCTTATTATCATGATAATTCCGATGTTGAGGTCGATTGTGTTGTACACCTTAATGATGGAAGATATGCTTTAATTGAATGTAAATTAGGCAAAACTAAGATAGAGGAAGGTGCTCAAAATTTACTGAAAGTAAATAAATTGATTGAAGCTAACGACCAGGTTAGAAATCCTAGTTTTTTAGCAGTTTTAACTGGAGGAGAGGTAGCACATACTCGTCCAGATGGTATTAAAGTTATTCCGATAGGTTGTTTAAAATAA
- a CDS encoding helix-turn-helix domain-containing protein: protein MAKFESNYCPVNETLKIISGKWHLLIIRDLFFGKTRFKEFKEDKPALSNKVLTECLKDLESNGLISKTNIDDSKITEYSLTEEGKRMNRILYELAMFTLEKDDTATDDESEEMTNIFKNTLNID, encoded by the coding sequence ATGGCTAAATTCGAAAGCAATTACTGTCCGGTAAACGAAACCTTAAAAATCATCAGCGGAAAATGGCACCTTCTAATAATAAGGGATTTGTTTTTCGGTAAAACAAGATTCAAAGAATTTAAGGAAGACAAACCTGCTTTAAGCAATAAAGTTTTAACAGAATGCCTAAAGGATTTGGAATCAAACGGACTGATTTCAAAAACCAATATAGATGACTCCAAAATAACTGAATATTCCCTGACTGAAGAAGGAAAAAGAATGAATAGAATTCTTTATGAACTGGCCATGTTCACTTTAGAAAAAGATGATACCGCAACAGATGACGAATCTGAAGAAATGACAAACATCTTTAAGAACACCCTGAATATTGATTAA
- a CDS encoding Panacea domain-containing protein has translation MEFDKEKFKTVLSYIINRCENKKNVGKTVICKLLYFSDFNYYEKYETSITNETYIKYERGPYPQHIDEIIDEMINDESITIEKKPYFGTTIHKHYLKDVPDLSALNTKELSVINEVIDDLGDLSAKEVSEYSHGDMPWMIAEDNEDLDYEYVFYRDPEYSVREYDN, from the coding sequence ATGGAATTTGATAAAGAGAAGTTCAAAACAGTTCTTTCATACATTATCAACAGATGTGAAAATAAAAAGAATGTTGGAAAAACCGTGATTTGCAAATTATTGTATTTTTCAGATTTCAATTATTATGAGAAATATGAAACCTCCATAACCAATGAAACCTACATCAAATATGAAAGGGGTCCATACCCACAACACATTGATGAAATAATCGATGAGATGATAAATGACGAATCCATCACAATCGAAAAAAAACCTTATTTTGGAACTACTATCCATAAACACTATTTAAAAGATGTTCCAGACCTATCAGCCCTAAACACTAAAGAGTTGAGTGTCATAAATGAAGTAATCGATGATTTAGGCGATTTGTCTGCAAAAGAAGTCAGTGAATACTCCCATGGGGACATGCCTTGGATGATTGCAGAGGATAATGAGGATTTAGACTACGAATATGTTTTCTACAGGGACCCTGAATACAGCGTTAGAGAATATGACAACTGA
- a CDS encoding TfoX/Sxy family protein, which produces MGELSKLPNIGKVLEEQLNDVGINTADELIDIGSKEAWLRIREVDESACINRLMALEGAVQNIRWHDLSDDDKKNLRDFYSTFK; this is translated from the coding sequence ATGGGTGAGTTGTCTAAACTTCCAAATATTGGTAAGGTGCTTGAGGAACAGTTAAACGATGTTGGAATAAACACTGCTGATGAGTTGATTGACATTGGCAGTAAAGAAGCCTGGTTAAGAATTAGGGAAGTGGATGAAAGTGCATGTATAAATAGGTTAATGGCACTGGAAGGCGCTGTACAGAATATTCGCTGGCACGACCTGTCCGATGATGATAAAAAAAATCTAAGGGATTTTTATAGTACTTTCAAATAG
- a CDS encoding DUF3100 domain-containing protein: MAIGVIDIKITDTISFLLLPLIYSLVLGLALYLAKSVKFIGPEQANVAEGVMVLLIGVLLAKLAISSGQSISAIFQVGPALVLQLLGDLGTLIALPVALLLGFRREVIGMASSICREPNLGIIIDKYGFKSPEARGVLAIFVIGSIIGTPFISFLSSICTSLIPYHPYAFAMASGIGSASMNAAALVPLVHLHPDMATQLEAFAGCSNILSFCLGIYMCMFVSLPIAEKLYKWLSPILGKGEAHIDEENVPDEIKEDDDASDGLSSGKLKRWGALLFAFSVIVTVGNYVGFHTPLIDTFIGMMIISIVTLTGMALERVCPVHIQSIIFISIIGLLIAIPGMPTSDFVAHYVSNVELTTICTAFLAYVGISIGKDWDEFKKIGWRGIIVALIVITGTYLGSATIANFTLFLTGMI; the protein is encoded by the coding sequence ATGGCCATTGGTGTTATAGATATTAAGATAACCGACACTATCAGTTTCTTGTTATTGCCTTTAATATACTCATTGGTATTGGGATTAGCTCTTTATTTGGCGAAATCCGTTAAATTTATAGGTCCCGAGCAAGCCAATGTGGCTGAGGGTGTAATGGTTTTACTCATTGGTGTTTTACTTGCCAAATTAGCCATTTCAAGTGGCCAGTCCATTTCTGCCATTTTTCAGGTAGGGCCTGCCTTGGTCTTGCAGCTTTTGGGTGATTTGGGCACTCTCATAGCGTTGCCCGTTGCTTTGCTTTTAGGTTTTAGAAGGGAAGTTATCGGTATGGCAAGTTCCATCTGCCGTGAACCTAACCTGGGAATCATCATTGATAAATACGGTTTCAAGTCTCCAGAGGCACGTGGAGTTTTAGCCATTTTTGTTATAGGATCAATCATTGGTACTCCATTCATCAGTTTCCTGTCAAGCATATGTACTTCACTCATACCATATCATCCGTATGCCTTTGCAATGGCATCAGGTATAGGAAGTGCAAGTATGAATGCCGCTGCATTGGTTCCATTGGTGCATTTGCACCCGGATATGGCCACTCAATTGGAAGCTTTTGCAGGATGCAGTAATATTCTTTCATTCTGTTTGGGAATTTACATGTGTATGTTTGTTTCATTGCCTATTGCAGAAAAATTGTACAAATGGTTATCTCCAATTTTAGGTAAAGGCGAAGCGCACATTGATGAGGAGAATGTTCCAGATGAAATAAAAGAGGATGATGATGCTTCAGACGGATTAAGTTCCGGAAAACTTAAAAGATGGGGCGCATTGCTTTTTGCATTTTCAGTCATTGTAACTGTTGGAAATTATGTGGGATTTCACACTCCATTAATTGACACATTTATTGGAATGATGATTATTTCAATCGTTACCCTTACAGGAATGGCTCTTGAAAGGGTCTGTCCAGTCCATATCCAATCAATTATCTTTATAAGTATTATCGGTTTGCTTATAGCTATTCCAGGCATGCCAACCTCTGATTTTGTAGCTCATTATGTTTCCAATGTTGAATTGACTACAATCTGTACTGCATTCCTTGCTTATGTTGGTATTTCAATCGGTAAGGATTGGGATGAGTTTAAAAAGATCGGTTGGAGAGGAATCATTGTTGCTTTAATTGTAATAACTGGAACTTACCTCGGTTCCGCAACCATTGCAAATTTTACTTTGTTTCTAACAGGAATGATTTGA
- a CDS encoding protein-ADP-ribose hydrolase, translating to MNKEEQLDFLINYLIDERNESIEIPQDYKSKRDLLRSLMNVRMPLKISDEFLKVQDDFLTAETLSKNLTSVEDIKDVAGKIMLWQGDIVTLKVDGIVNAANSKLLGCFIPLHNCIDNMIHSAAGLQLREECNKIMQLQGQDEKVGEAKITSAYNLPSKYVIHTVGPAIPHGSKPSKSDCEALKSCYISCLEIADENNLESLAFCGISTGVFNFPRDLAAKIAIGTVREYLNSNETSLKHVIFDVFSDDSYTTYRNLLF from the coding sequence ATGAATAAAGAAGAACAGCTTGATTTTCTAATTAATTATTTGATTGATGAGAGAAACGAATCTATTGAAATTCCACAAGACTACAAATCTAAAAGAGATTTGCTTCGATCCTTAATGAATGTAAGAATGCCTTTAAAAATTTCAGATGAATTTCTAAAAGTTCAGGACGATTTCCTAACTGCCGAAACATTAAGTAAAAATTTAACTTCAGTTGAAGATATCAAGGATGTTGCCGGCAAAATCATGCTTTGGCAAGGCGATATTGTAACCTTGAAAGTTGACGGGATTGTCAATGCTGCAAATTCAAAATTATTAGGTTGCTTTATACCTCTTCACAATTGCATTGACAACATGATTCACTCAGCAGCCGGATTACAGCTCAGAGAGGAATGCAACAAAATAATGCAGTTGCAGGGACAAGATGAAAAAGTGGGCGAAGCTAAAATCACAAGCGCTTATAATCTGCCTTCAAAATATGTAATCCATACTGTCGGCCCCGCAATCCCCCATGGCTCAAAGCCTTCCAAAAGCGACTGTGAAGCACTGAAAAGTTGCTACATTTCATGTTTAGAAATAGCCGATGAAAATAATCTTGAATCATTGGCTTTTTGTGGCATTTCAACAGGAGTATTTAATTTTCCACGAGATTTAGCGGCCAAAATAGCTATTGGTACTGTTAGAGAATATTTGAACTCAAATGAAACCAGCTTAAAGCATGTGATTTTTGACGTATTCTCAGATGACAGCTATACAACATACAGGAATTTATTATTCTAG
- a CDS encoding Sir2 silent information regulator family NAD-dependent deacetylase, whose product MEHFVKRLDKAYDAINDAEYILVGAGAGFSAAAGIEYSGKRFEDNFKDFIEKYSLTDMYSSGFYPFKTSEEKWAYWSRHVFMNRYSVGKTELYEQLLNLVKDKDYFILTTNVEHQFWINGFEDDRIFATQGDYGIFQCSEPCHEKLYSNRDFVFKAVENINDCRIPSDLIPKCPVCGKEMALNLRVDNTFVEDEKWTEMYNNYSKYLEHVDEDKNIVFLELGVGFNTPSIIRYPFEQMTYENPNTTLIRLNRSSSQAIPENKDKTICFDENISEIFAYWLSRI is encoded by the coding sequence ATGGAACATTTCGTTAAAAGATTAGACAAGGCATATGATGCCATAAATGATGCAGAATATATTCTTGTTGGTGCAGGTGCCGGATTTTCTGCAGCTGCGGGCATTGAATATTCGGGTAAACGTTTTGAAGACAACTTTAAGGACTTCATTGAAAAATACAGCTTGACCGACATGTATTCTTCCGGATTTTATCCATTCAAAACTTCCGAGGAAAAATGGGCCTACTGGTCCCGTCATGTTTTTATGAACAGATACTCCGTTGGCAAAACCGAATTATATGAACAGTTATTGAATCTGGTTAAAGATAAGGATTATTTCATCCTGACAACCAATGTCGAACATCAATTTTGGATAAATGGCTTTGAGGATGATAGAATCTTTGCAACACAGGGAGACTATGGCATTTTCCAATGCAGCGAACCCTGCCATGAAAAATTATACTCAAATAGGGATTTTGTCTTTAAAGCCGTTGAAAACATTAACGATTGTAGAATCCCTTCCGATTTAATACCAAAGTGTCCAGTCTGCGGAAAGGAAATGGCTTTGAATCTAAGAGTCGACAATACATTTGTTGAAGATGAGAAATGGACGGAAATGTATAATAATTATTCAAAGTATTTGGAACATGTTGATGAAGACAAAAACATTGTATTCTTGGAGTTGGGCGTTGGCTTTAACACACCTTCGATAATAAGATATCCATTTGAACAGATGACATATGAAAACCCGAACACCACATTAATTAGGTTAAATAGAAGCTCATCACAAGCAATACCTGAAAACAAAGATAAGACCATTTGTTTTGATGAAAATATTTCAGAAATATTTGCATATTGGCTTTCAAGGATTTAA
- a CDS encoding protease inhibitor I42 family protein has product MKLNSDRLLSKTNLIFAALAIFSIVVGLSCVSATSDVSGPILDNGDFTMSVPYNAGTGYHWEISESTGVDFVDVNYVEDNPGLCGSSGTAYFSFHANSNDYYVKLVLISPAGDIVDEVDSNMLN; this is encoded by the coding sequence ATGAAATTAAATTCAGATAGACTTTTAAGTAAGACAAATTTGATTTTTGCTGCATTAGCAATCTTTTCAATAGTTGTTGGTTTAAGTTGCGTTTCAGCAACAAGTGATGTTTCTGGACCAATATTAGATAACGGTGATTTCACCATGTCCGTACCATACAATGCTGGTACCGGTTACCACTGGGAAATCAGTGAGTCCACTGGTGTTGACTTCGTTGATGTAAACTACGTTGAAGATAACCCAGGACTCTGCGGTTCCTCAGGAACAGCATACTTCAGTTTCCACGCAAACAGTAACGACTATTACGTAAAATTAGTTTTAATTTCACCAGCTGGCGACATTGTTGATGAAGTTGATTCAAACATGTTAAACTAA
- a CDS encoding pyridoxamine 5'-phosphate oxidase family protein, giving the protein MEDVIKFLTENPQQYLATTGLDGNAKVRPILFYFAEDDKPYFCTSNQKPMYRELDANPNFEMTAATPEFQWIRIAGKVEFVDDLEIKQKVIDANDLVKALYESGDNPTFEVFTIKEGKATIADFSGEPPKVYEI; this is encoded by the coding sequence ATGGAAGACGTAATTAAATTCTTAACTGAAAACCCTCAGCAATATCTCGCAACTACAGGACTTGACGGAAATGCAAAAGTAAGACCTATATTATTCTACTTTGCAGAAGATGACAAACCATACTTCTGTACCAGCAATCAAAAGCCAATGTATAGGGAATTGGATGCAAACCCTAACTTTGAAATGACTGCAGCCACTCCTGAATTCCAATGGATCAGAATTGCTGGAAAAGTCGAATTCGTCGATGATTTGGAAATAAAACAAAAGGTAATTGATGCTAATGATCTTGTAAAGGCATTATATGAATCTGGTGACAATCCGACATTTGAAGTATTTACCATTAAAGAAGGCAAAGCTACTATCGCCGACTTTTCTGGAGAACCTCCAAAGGTTTATGAAATTTAA
- a CDS encoding MFS transporter, translated as MNVSISSVVADLNTDVSTIQTISSFYTLITASFMLLSTKLQDIVGKKKLFLIGAVIYGVGTLTAALSSSVLMLFIGWALLEGLGGALMTPTAVSIISGTYHGDKRTLALAIESALVAIAAAIGPLFGGVVTTYFTWRLGFAVEFVIVLVVLALSGKIPYFEATGSKSELDITGAIVSFVGLVLFVIGILMLTDDTTFSIAAMVAGLIVLAVFALFEIKRKRKGNVPLLDVELLKDRNLRVGTILRLMVNLAMGGTLFAVSVYLQSVLALSAFNTGLTLLPMTLGLLLFALAAPKLSAKLNHKILMSVGCIISIIGCLILSQQFTMDTTMLELMPGLFILGAGLGFVMALGVDIALSNIPEEGQNNASGIVTTGQTLGQSMGTAIIGVILILGVIGGISDGVNTYVPEHSGDQAFEQGVYDYFQSIGSINEVNSENSTVQNVVNIIIKDSMQFVMYVTAVLMAIIFVLTFRLTDKKIKK; from the coding sequence ATGAATGTTAGTATTTCTTCAGTTGTTGCTGATTTGAATACTGATGTGAGTACAATTCAAACTATTTCATCATTTTATACTCTCATCACTGCATCATTCATGCTGTTAAGTACCAAGCTTCAAGACATAGTTGGTAAAAAGAAACTGTTTTTAATCGGTGCCGTGATTTATGGTGTTGGTACCTTGACTGCAGCATTAAGTTCCAGCGTTTTAATGTTATTTATCGGCTGGGCATTACTGGAAGGTCTTGGTGGCGCATTAATGACACCTACAGCCGTTTCCATAATAAGCGGAACCTATCATGGAGACAAACGTACATTAGCCCTTGCAATTGAAAGCGCACTGGTTGCAATTGCGGCCGCTATCGGCCCACTTTTCGGTGGGGTTGTGACAACATACTTCACTTGGAGATTAGGATTTGCTGTTGAATTTGTAATCGTTTTAGTTGTTTTAGCACTGTCTGGAAAAATACCTTATTTCGAAGCAACAGGATCCAAAAGCGAATTGGATATCACAGGCGCTATAGTTTCGTTTGTAGGTCTTGTGCTGTTTGTTATCGGTATTTTGATGCTGACTGATGATACCACTTTCAGTATAGCTGCAATGGTTGCAGGCCTAATTGTCCTTGCGGTCTTTGCATTGTTTGAAATCAAAAGAAAAAGGAAAGGCAACGTTCCGTTGCTTGATGTTGAATTGTTAAAGGACAGAAATCTGCGTGTAGGTACTATCCTTAGGTTAATGGTTAATCTTGCTATGGGCGGAACATTGTTTGCAGTTTCTGTTTATCTGCAAAGCGTATTGGCTTTATCTGCATTCAATACAGGTTTGACTTTGCTTCCGATGACATTAGGTTTGCTTCTTTTTGCATTGGCAGCTCCAAAATTGTCTGCAAAATTGAATCACAAGATACTCATGTCAGTAGGATGTATAATATCAATAATCGGATGTCTGATTTTAAGCCAGCAGTTTACAATGGACACTACAATGCTTGAATTAATGCCTGGACTGTTCATATTAGGAGCAGGGCTTGGTTTTGTAATGGCTTTAGGTGTGGACATTGCATTAAGCAATATTCCTGAGGAAGGTCAGAATAACGCATCAGGTATTGTTACAACCGGTCAGACATTAGGTCAGTCAATGGGTACCGCAATTATCGGTGTAATTTTAATTCTTGGAGTTATTGGAGGTATTAGTGATGGAGTCAATACCTATGTTCCGGAGCATTCCGGTGATCAGGCATTCGAGCAAGGCGTCTATGATTACTTCCAGTCAATAGGCAGTATAAACGAGGTTAATTCAGAAAACAGCACTGTTCAGAATGTTGTAAATATCATAATTAAGGATTCCATGCAATTCGTAATGTATGTAACGGCGGTTCTGATGGCAATCATTTTTGTTCTGACATTCCGGCTGACGGATAAAAAGATTAAAAAATAA
- a CDS encoding DUF4405 domain-containing protein codes for MNKKITVDVLMGIAIILEFLSLPILIHEIVGIGLLFLIILHLKFNKNYFKAIPKGKYNLKRTIDLIVNMGLLISLSITIISGILSSQKSLKSLKIGNHKVSHIHKSSSIFSLIFLGLHLLTTRKKLLREMKKSH; via the coding sequence ATGAATAAAAAAATTACTGTAGATGTTTTAATGGGTATCGCAATTATATTGGAATTCCTTAGTCTTCCTATTTTAATTCATGAAATTGTGGGAATAGGATTATTATTTTTAATTATATTACATTTAAAATTCAATAAAAACTATTTTAAAGCAATACCTAAAGGAAAATACAATCTTAAAAGAACCATAGATCTTATCGTAAATATGGGTTTGCTGATTTCTTTATCAATAACCATCATTTCAGGTATTCTTTCCAGCCAAAAATCATTAAAAAGTTTGAAAATTGGAAATCATAAAGTTTCACATATCCACAAATCCTCTTCAATTTTCAGTCTAATATTTCTAGGATTGCATTTGCTGACTACCCGTAAAAAATTATTGAGAGAAATGAAGAAATCGCATTGA
- a CDS encoding NAD(P)H-dependent oxidoreductase: protein MANPKVHIIYAHPSKKSITHEIKEGYIQGLNENNIQYTITDLYESNFNPDITEEEYLRENNNIPSPLSEDIQIEQEKINNAVILTFIFPLFWMDAPAKLVGYFARVFTKGFKYEHEDGSPATMKTMDVTNFLISAGSSYEDLKNDGKIKALETIFIKDRMAGKTKKTNIHIFDETTYHKELILNNRENYKLKAEKIGKNTN from the coding sequence ATGGCAAACCCAAAAGTACACATAATTTATGCTCATCCAAGTAAAAAATCAATCACACATGAAATAAAAGAGGGATACATTCAAGGGTTAAATGAAAATAATATTCAATACACGATAACAGATTTATATGAATCCAATTTTAATCCAGACATCACAGAAGAAGAATACCTGAGAGAAAACAATAATATCCCCTCACCATTATCCGAGGATATACAGATTGAACAGGAAAAAATAAACAATGCAGTAATATTGACATTCATATTTCCATTATTCTGGATGGATGCACCGGCAAAATTAGTAGGATATTTTGCTAGAGTATTCACCAAAGGATTCAAATACGAGCATGAAGATGGAAGTCCGGCTACAATGAAAACCATGGATGTGACAAATTTCTTAATTAGTGCAGGAAGCAGCTATGAAGATTTAAAAAATGATGGAAAGATAAAAGCATTGGAAACAATATTCATAAAAGACCGCATGGCCGGAAAAACCAAAAAAACTAATATCCATATATTCGACGAAACCACCTATCATAAGGAACTGATATTAAATAATCGTGAAAATTACAAGTTAAAAGCTGAAAAAATAGGCAAAAATACAAACTAA
- a CDS encoding tetratricopeptide repeat protein: MDKKIKYFILLILLIANLCYQCTYNFGLWNIFVSSLVIIILFYQFAILDLNKVYKFLHYIMIVVCFIEIYIGLKNDDWILTYGFFGFLLFLLWVCLEPTLNSLASFFLRQDHFSIALKFANISIFIFGKKSYILAIKGSALNMLNRYDEALVCLEESQELGYNHHFLYSNLGYCCIYLEDYEKALEYFKLASEINPNEFAYLYNISQLLIQLEKYDEALSYINKAFELNENNELLSELIEVINNKSD, from the coding sequence ATGGATAAGAAGATTAAATACTTCATTCTTTTAATACTATTAATCGCAAATTTATGTTATCAATGCACTTATAATTTCGGTTTATGGAATATTTTCGTATCTTCTTTAGTTATCATTATTTTATTTTACCAATTTGCAATTTTAGACCTAAATAAAGTTTATAAATTCTTACATTACATTATGATAGTAGTTTGTTTCATTGAAATATATATCGGACTAAAAAACGATGATTGGATTTTGACTTATGGATTTTTCGGTTTTTTATTATTTTTATTATGGGTGTGTCTTGAACCTACATTAAACAGTTTAGCTAGTTTTTTTCTTAGACAAGACCATTTTTCAATCGCTTTAAAATTTGCCAATATTTCCATATTTATATTTGGAAAAAAATCTTATATTTTAGCTATAAAAGGAAGTGCTTTAAATATGTTAAATCGCTACGATGAAGCTTTAGTCTGCTTGGAAGAATCTCAGGAATTGGGATATAATCATCATTTTCTTTATTCGAATTTAGGTTATTGCTGTATTTATTTGGAGGATTATGAAAAAGCACTTGAATACTTTAAATTAGCATCAGAAATTAATCCTAACGAATTTGCATATTTATATAACATTTCACAATTATTAATTCAATTAGAAAAGTATGATGAAGCTTTATCTTATATTAATAAAGCATTTGAATTGAATGAAAATAATGAATTATTAAGTGAACTAATTGAAGTAATCAATAATAAATCTGATTAA